The following proteins are co-located in the Chloroflexia bacterium SDU3-3 genome:
- a CDS encoding GNAT family N-acetyltransferase translates to MWPARPTAAAGIIRPLAPRQGTPVTLSPTELSRQCDEHARRDAERSREVFDIGPFRALLNRSDPMIWLNYAVPIGPFGTDEETAAALAQLREAFVARQRTLRFEFNALPWPGLPELLAREGLEVVYRHPVMVCTAETWRAFDTPEVAVRILGEDSPEADLRAYLTIIRLGFDDDKPVSPEDVIALRDRLRSASNVSALAALGGEPAGVGSISPIDGTAELAGVATHPAMRRRGVAAALSSFLIGHHFAHGGDLIWLSAADTAAQAVYQKVGFSEIDVRLNY, encoded by the coding sequence ATGTGGCCCGCCCGCCCGACAGCGGCGGCTGGGATAATCCGCCCCCTAGCACCGAGACAAGGAACACCCGTGACCCTCTCCCCCACCGAGCTTTCCCGCCAGTGCGATGAGCACGCCCGCCGCGACGCCGAGCGCAGCCGCGAGGTCTTCGACATCGGCCCCTTCCGCGCCCTGCTCAACCGCAGCGACCCCATGATCTGGCTGAACTACGCCGTGCCGATCGGCCCGTTTGGCACCGATGAGGAGACCGCCGCCGCGCTGGCCCAGCTGCGCGAGGCCTTCGTAGCACGCCAGCGCACGCTGCGCTTCGAGTTCAACGCGCTGCCATGGCCGGGGCTGCCCGAGCTGCTGGCCCGCGAGGGGCTGGAGGTGGTCTACCGCCACCCCGTGATGGTCTGCACCGCCGAGACCTGGCGGGCCTTCGACACGCCTGAGGTAGCTGTGCGCATCCTGGGCGAAGATTCGCCCGAGGCCGACCTGCGCGCCTACCTGACGATCATCCGGCTGGGCTTCGACGACGACAAGCCTGTCAGCCCCGAGGACGTGATCGCCCTGCGCGACCGGCTGCGCAGCGCCAGCAACGTGTCGGCGCTGGCCGCGCTGGGCGGCGAGCCTGCGGGCGTCGGCTCGATCTCGCCAATCGACGGCACCGCCGAGCTTGCGGGCGTGGCCACCCACCCGGCGATGCGACGGCGCGGCGTGGCGGCGGCGCTCAGCAGCTTCCTGATCGGGCACCACTTCGCCCACGGCGGCGACCTGATCTGGCTCTCGGCGGCGGATACGGCGGCGCAGGCGGTGTACCAGAAGGTCGGCTTCAGCGAGATCGACGTGCGGCTGAACTACTAG
- a CDS encoding GNAT family N-acetyltransferase: MLGADEIDYRNSPPLESAALNALFAASWPDHAERDFQPILRRSLAYICAYAQADLVGFVNIAWDGGVHAFLLDPTVQPSWRRRGLGRALVLRAAHAARERGAHWLHVDYEPHLDGFYRSCGFAPTLAGLIRL, encoded by the coding sequence ATGCTCGGCGCAGATGAGATCGACTACCGCAACAGCCCACCGCTGGAAAGCGCCGCGCTGAACGCGCTGTTCGCGGCATCCTGGCCCGATCACGCCGAGCGCGACTTCCAGCCCATCCTGCGCAGGAGCCTGGCCTACATCTGCGCCTACGCCCAAGCCGATCTGGTCGGCTTCGTCAACATAGCCTGGGATGGCGGGGTCCACGCCTTCCTGCTGGACCCCACCGTGCAGCCCAGCTGGCGGCGGCGCGGCCTGGGGCGCGCGCTGGTGCTGCGCGCCGCCCACGCCGCCCGCGAGCGCGGCGCGCACTGGCTGCACGTGGACTACGAGCCGCACCTGGATGGATTCTACCGCTCGTGCGGCTTCGCCCCTACGCTGGCCGGGCTGATCCGGCTGTAG
- a CDS encoding zinc dependent phospholipase C family protein, producing MARYYGIRICLTLERNAMGTWICHLRIAEALLPALPEIDAAAFCFGNLAPDSGVPSADGSAYDPPKEVTHFLTHSGEDEASIRDMRFYRAYVRRGAGAEASFLLGYFCHLLCDGLWSRRIARPSKLANAALFQQGGAAAWGALKGDWYDLDQRYVRDHPQCAFWRVIVPAPNPPMYVPLVPSAALHRQLDFIRQFYQHPDPQRPLDRRYPYLSQRTMDRFVAESAEDIAHILALLAQGAQAEGADTALALLPAERVRAYDELGE from the coding sequence ATGGCGCGGTACTATGGTATCCGCATCTGCCTGACGCTAGAGAGGAATGCCATGGGCACCTGGATCTGCCACCTGCGCATCGCCGAGGCGCTGCTGCCCGCCCTGCCCGAGATCGACGCCGCCGCCTTCTGCTTCGGCAACCTCGCCCCCGACTCGGGTGTGCCCAGCGCCGACGGCAGCGCCTACGACCCGCCCAAGGAGGTGACGCACTTCCTAACCCACAGCGGCGAGGACGAGGCCTCCATCCGCGACATGCGCTTCTACCGCGCCTATGTGCGGCGCGGCGCGGGGGCCGAGGCCAGCTTCCTGCTAGGCTACTTCTGCCACCTGCTGTGCGACGGCCTGTGGTCGCGGCGGATCGCGCGGCCCAGCAAGCTGGCCAACGCCGCCCTGTTCCAGCAGGGCGGTGCAGCCGCCTGGGGCGCACTCAAGGGCGACTGGTACGACCTCGACCAGCGCTACGTGCGCGACCACCCGCAGTGTGCCTTCTGGCGCGTGATCGTGCCCGCGCCCAACCCGCCCATGTACGTGCCGCTGGTGCCCTCGGCGGCGCTGCATCGGCAGCTCGACTTCATCCGCCAGTTCTACCAGCACCCCGACCCGCAGCGCCCGCTCGACAGGCGCTACCCCTACCTCAGCCAGCGCACCATGGATCGGTTCGTCGCCGAGAGCGCCGAGGACATCGCACACATCCTCGCGCTGCTGGCCCAGGGCGCGCAGGCCGAGGGCGCGGACACCGCGCTGGCGCTGCTGCCCGCCGAGCGGGTGCGCGCCTACGATGAGCTGGGCGAATAG
- a CDS encoding DUF4279 domain-containing protein yields the protein MPHNGPAFRFADSTLQQALARALDEAGLATDGPITPAHERIIERIVNAALPDGWYMATLDRPALAERYRRLKRRLGTPYVECTRDGQTTIYQPIREKIYHHGGMPTHAALIISSAALEPDAITALLGVGPSYTCHQGQPFERPHSLRSTDVPVRPSHTSWWELSSAAHVASNDAQRHIAWLLAALPAERMATLPAGTERIIQLDVVARPARPARHRCPAPRWPRWPRGATVSTSACGPMISCSMANF from the coding sequence ATGCCACATAACGGTCCGGCATTTCGCTTCGCGGACAGCACCCTTCAGCAGGCCCTGGCCCGCGCCCTGGATGAGGCGGGCCTCGCTACCGATGGCCCGATCACACCCGCCCACGAGCGCATCATCGAGCGCATCGTCAACGCGGCGCTGCCCGACGGCTGGTATATGGCCACGCTCGACCGCCCAGCGCTAGCCGAGCGCTACCGCCGCCTCAAGCGGCGGCTCGGCACGCCCTACGTCGAGTGCACCCGCGATGGCCAGACCACGATCTACCAGCCCATACGCGAGAAGATCTACCACCACGGCGGCATGCCCACCCACGCCGCCCTGATCATCTCCAGCGCGGCGCTAGAGCCAGATGCGATCACGGCGCTGCTGGGGGTGGGGCCAAGCTACACGTGCCACCAGGGCCAGCCGTTCGAGCGCCCACACAGCCTGCGAAGCACAGATGTGCCCGTGAGGCCCAGCCACACCAGCTGGTGGGAGCTTTCCAGCGCGGCCCACGTGGCCTCGAACGACGCCCAGCGCCACATCGCGTGGCTGCTCGCCGCGCTACCCGCCGAGCGCATGGCCACGCTGCCCGCAGGCACCGAGCGGATCATCCAGCTCGACGTGGTGGCGCGGCCAGCGCGGCCAGCGCGGCATCGCTGCCCGGCCCCACGCTGGCCGCGCTGGCCGCGCGGTGCGACCGTGTCGACATCCGCCTGTGGCCCGATGATTTCGTGTAGCATGGCAAACTTTTGA